One stretch of Macrobrachium nipponense isolate FS-2020 chromosome 16, ASM1510439v2, whole genome shotgun sequence DNA includes these proteins:
- the LOC135195256 gene encoding uncharacterized protein LOC135195256 produces the protein MRFILGCPASTRIVNMQHELRIPPLVERIYSNVTYFSIKCLYYPHLSPHYSNIIRTSLDLDAPRPQLRQGGRTLVSTVCSSIRGLDINIVAENVDHGLAPWQTPVPAISYTPVSKTDLPQLQQQRALETIDRLSSSLSVAHHLYTDGSLQQDGSAGCAVFSPTLEPPPGGWIGRRLPESSSSTYCELHGLLDAVILITRTRNNGLIICDSQPALQALSSHKPAYQPLLHKYIGN, from the coding sequence ATGAGATTCATTCTAGGTTGTCCAGCATCCACTAGAATTGTAAACATGCAACACGAACTCCGTATCCCTCCACTCGTTGAGCGAATATACTCCAATGTCACCTACTTCAGTATCAAATGCCTGTATTACCCTCACCTTTCTCCTCACTATTCAAACATCATCAGAACTTCTCTGGATCTAGATGCACCTCGTCCACAACTACGCCAGGGGGGACGTACACTAGTTAGTACTGTCTGTTCAAGCATTCGGGGGCTTGACATCAACATCGTGGCAGAGAATGTGGATCATGGCCTTGCACCCTGGCAGACTCCTGTGCCAGCAATCTCTTACACTCCAGTCTCTAAGACTGACTTGCCTCAACTTCAACAACAACGTGCATTGGAGACCATCGACAGACTATCCTCATCCCTCAGTGTAGCCCATCACCTCTACACAGACGGCTCCCTACAGCAGGATGGCAGTGCTGGATGTGCTGTTTTCTCCCCCACTTTGGAACCCCCGCCAGGAGGCTGGATAGGCCGTCGCCTCCCAGAGTCATCAAGCTCCACGTATTGTGAACTACATGGACTTCTAGATGCAGTTATTTTAATCACACGGACCAGAAACAATGGCTTGATCATCTGCGACTCGCAACCAGCACTCCAAGCCCTTTCATCACATAAGCCAGCATACCAGCCCCTGTTACACAAATACATAGGCAACTAG